From one Thermoproteota archaeon genomic stretch:
- a CDS encoding ABC transporter permease subunit: MTQGRKGAGKGREIAFRTGRILAGLFVLAIWISASATGMLPDPAEVLAYLLSMKLEDVAPQVLKTLYNSITGFSLSFLASMVLGLLSHKLSLVKGFSEALSEIFNSTSALVWSLVLVATLGVLSPLPPILVVAAVTLPHVLTATVSALSSADPGLLEAVRSVGAKPSDEFFEVILPSSVPLLASASRVGLGTALRISVVAEAFGSSGGVGYMIIRSYNLADASGVLAWSIVLIALVLVLDQLILKPLERRAKRWLE; encoded by the coding sequence ATGACTCAGGGAAGGAAGGGGGCCGGTAAGGGACGGGAAATCGCTTTCAGGACCGGAAGGATACTCGCTGGCCTCTTCGTCTTGGCGATATGGATCTCAGCATCAGCGACGGGCATGCTCCCTGATCCCGCGGAGGTGCTGGCATACCTCCTCAGCATGAAGCTGGAAGATGTTGCGCCTCAGGTGCTCAAGACGCTGTACAACAGCATTACCGGATTCTCCCTGTCTTTCCTGGCCTCCATGGTGCTAGGTCTCCTGTCCCACAAGCTTTCCTTGGTCAAGGGGTTCTCGGAGGCCCTCTCCGAGATATTCAACAGCACCTCCGCCTTGGTCTGGTCTTTGGTCCTAGTGGCCACCCTAGGCGTGTTAAGCCCCCTCCCACCGATACTAGTGGTCGCAGCCGTGACGCTCCCCCATGTACTCACAGCTACGGTATCGGCTCTGTCCTCGGCGGACCCGGGTCTGCTGGAGGCCGTCAGATCGGTAGGAGCCAAGCCCTCTGACGAATTCTTCGAGGTGATCTTACCCAGCTCCGTACCGCTCTTGGCCTCGGCCTCAAGGGTCGGGTTGGGGACCGCCCTGAGGATAAGCGTGGTGGCCGAGGCCTTCGGATCAAGCGGCGGAGTAGGCTACATGATAATCAGGAGCTACAACTTGGCTGATGCCTCGGGGGTACTGGCTTGGTCCATCGTGCTAATTGCTCTGGTCCTAGTACTGGATCAGCTGATCCTCAAACCCCTAGAGAGGAGGGCCAAGAGATGGCTAGAGTGA
- a CDS encoding ATP-binding cassette domain-containing protein, which translates to MARVMLDISSVYKSFSEPVLVDISLNLNGGEVLGVVGPNGCGKTTLLRIMAGLELPDRGSVRREGKVGIVFQEDRLLPWKTLWENVALGLKYHGMRGEELAKRVREYSSMVGLTDSDLSLHPRKASGGTRRKAALVRALVLEPEILLLDEPFTGLDVKARASLREALKWIWDEYGLSTVIVSHQLEELLLLADRVYVLTPKPARVAEEIDLRGMDLERRLERVKEALFHILSRSGTE; encoded by the coding sequence ATGGCTAGAGTGATGTTAGACATCTCCTCGGTATACAAGAGCTTCTCAGAACCTGTCCTAGTTGATATAAGCCTTAACCTGAATGGAGGCGAGGTCTTAGGGGTCGTGGGACCCAACGGATGCGGGAAGACGACCCTCCTGAGGATAATGGCGGGACTGGAGTTGCCCGACAGGGGGAGCGTCAGGAGGGAGGGGAAGGTCGGCATCGTGTTTCAGGAGGACAGGCTCCTTCCTTGGAAGACCCTCTGGGAGAATGTGGCCCTAGGGCTGAAGTATCACGGGATGAGGGGGGAGGAACTCGCCAAGAGGGTTAGGGAGTACTCGAGCATGGTGGGGCTCACCGACTCCGACCTGTCACTCCACCCTAGGAAGGCCAGTGGCGGCACTAGGAGGAAGGCAGCCCTAGTTAGGGCCCTCGTCCTCGAGCCGGAGATACTCCTCTTGGATGAACCGTTCACCGGACTCGATGTCAAGGCTAGGGCCTCCTTGAGGGAAGCCCTCAAGTGGATCTGGGACGAGTACGGACTCTCGACGGTGATAGTCTCCCATCAACTGGAGGAGCTGCTGCTCCTAGCCGATAGGGTCTACGTGCTAACTCCAAAACCAGCTAGAGTAGCTGAGGAGATAGATTTGAGGGGCATGGATTTGGAGAGGAGGCTGGAGAGAGTGAAAGAGGCCCTCTTTCACATATTATCGAGATCTGGAACGGAGTGA
- a CDS encoding CPBP family glutamic-type intramembrane protease encodes MGKEGLVKSLKLFIAFILIWTPYRYVTGMLGWGVLTPEPLPLLVESVVKLAVSFGLVYLFLRWFDDSWEDVGVSRRGIGESLSLAALGSVSLLSIHLAMGGKPDLNLLGTLHLFLVVGPAEELVDRGYYFSMMASDYEGRWKFWTAASLSSLLFALSHLPIDLLVAKYGLREVSLHLLSVFAAGIVLAAYYYFGWNIAGPSMLHAVMDVCGAYIPFEDSTSQFMATGIGMTVVATIPVIWWFLRRSLRSRSR; translated from the coding sequence GTGGGAAAAGAAGGCCTAGTCAAGTCCCTGAAACTCTTCATTGCGTTCATCCTGATATGGACCCCCTACCGCTATGTGACCGGGATGCTCGGTTGGGGGGTCCTGACTCCAGAGCCGCTCCCCCTGCTTGTGGAATCCGTTGTCAAGCTTGCAGTCTCATTTGGACTGGTTTACCTCTTCCTGAGATGGTTCGATGACTCTTGGGAGGATGTAGGCGTTTCTAGGAGGGGTATAGGGGAATCCCTCTCCCTCGCTGCTCTAGGTTCCGTATCCTTGCTCTCGATACACTTGGCGATGGGGGGTAAGCCCGACCTCAACTTGCTGGGCACTCTCCACCTCTTCCTCGTCGTTGGTCCAGCGGAGGAGTTGGTGGACAGGGGATACTACTTCTCCATGATGGCCTCGGATTATGAGGGGAGATGGAAGTTTTGGACCGCTGCCTCGCTCAGCTCCCTCCTCTTTGCCCTTAGTCACCTTCCAATAGACCTTCTAGTTGCTAAATACGGTCTTAGAGAGGTAAGCTTGCACCTGCTATCGGTCTTCGCGGCGGGCATAGTGCTGGCCGCTTACTACTACTTCGGATGGAACATAGCGGGTCCTTCCATGCTGCATGCAGTGATGGATGTATGCGGCGCCTACATCCCCTTCGAGGACAGTACTTCCCAGTTCATGGCCACGGGAATCGGCATGACAGTCGTAGCCACCATTCCAGTCATCTGGTGGTTCCTTAGGAGATCACTCCGTTCCAGATCTCGATAA
- a CDS encoding PIN domain-containing protein: protein MLGSRPLVVDSYAWIEYFLGSDKGKKVLEELRRAEEVITPSVVLAELAHKYFREGMDRAQVEERINLVRSVSAIRDLDDQVILGLREAYGVLLDNARRQGMRRKPALNDAIVLSTSLIVEGSVITGDRHFKGLNRVIWVGD from the coding sequence ATGCTAGGATCTAGACCACTTGTGGTGGATAGCTACGCGTGGATCGAATACTTCCTCGGCTCAGACAAGGGGAAAAAGGTGCTAGAAGAGTTAAGGAGGGCAGAGGAAGTGATCACACCTTCCGTAGTCCTAGCCGAACTCGCACACAAGTACTTCAGGGAGGGTATGGACAGGGCTCAGGTTGAGGAGAGGATAAACTTAGTGAGATCGGTCTCCGCAATCCGGGATCTAGATGACCAAGTCATCTTGGGGTTGAGAGAGGCGTACGGCGTGCTGCTGGATAATGCGAGGAGGCAGGGCATGAGACGAAAACCAGCTTTAAACGATGCAATAGTACTCTCAACCTCCTTGATCGTTGAAGGATCCGTCATAACGGGAGATAGACACTTCAAAGGGCTGAATAGGGTTATTTGGGTAGGAGATTAG